The following DNA comes from Heliangelus exortis chromosome 2, bHelExo1.hap1, whole genome shotgun sequence.
TTGCATCAAATAAGTCTCCTCCTGGGACATACTCCAGGATCAGGTAGATCTCAGCTTCTGTCTCATACACTTCTATTAAGCTTACTATATTGGGATGAGAGAGACTCCTAATGATCAGGATTTCACTTTCCATCATGTCCTCTTTCCCCTTCAGCTTGGATTTATCAACAATTTTCATGGCGTAGATTTGATTGGAGTCACAGTGGCGACATTCCTTCACCACTGCAAAGTTCCCATCCCCAATAGTTCTGCCAATCTCATAGTATTTTTCCACATCAGTTCTGTTTCTAATAACATACCTCCGGCTTGTGTTTTCCAGCCCCTGAGCCCTGGTTTCTTCTTTATTCAGTCTGCGCTCCCCTGTTTTTTCTCGTCGCATCACATCACTGTCTCTACACATGATATGTCCCTCTCTTCTGGCCCCCTCCTCTTTAGCCCTGTGCCCTTCTCTGCCCTCCCTATGTGCTTTTGATGGTTTCTCAGCATCCCTCAGAGTGTCTTTCTTTAGCCAACCACTTTGGTTCATTACACAGTTGCTTCCACTCTCTTCCTTTACTTCATGAGTTAGCTGCAGCCCTTCCACAgcatttttcttgatttttacTACTTCCTTCCCATGGTTTTCGTGTTTCTCCACGTCCCTTTCCTTCTCGATgctcttcttttgcttctctgGACCTTCATTAACATTCCTGTGCAGGGGCTTCCACACCCTCCTACAGCCATTATCTTTCCAACCAACCCCCTCACCTTCCAAACAAGTTTCTGCAGGTTTCCGGCAGCTCCTgatttttccattcctttctaCATGGTACCTCTGACATGCACCTGTGTTCAGGTCTCTGTTCTCAAACGAGACCTCAGCTCGTCTTTCCCTTTGTAACCTCTGTCTGGCCTGCCTTTCCTGTTCACACTTCTCACACCTCACCACCTCCTCTGAACTCTCTTCTAATTCCTCCTCAGGACTCCTCTCACAGTTAAGGTACCTCTTGCTTTCTCGGGTTTTTCTAGAAGGCTTAGCTCCTTGTTCACCACCCCAGCTCTCTCTAGTCCacttctttcttgttttcattttttcctcttgctttggcttggcttggcttttACCTTCATGTCCAGCTACCAGTCTGGGAGACAAACCATCACTGGAGTTCTTGGTAATTTCTGCCTCATCAAAGCCACTGTCTACTTTCAAGGCCTTATCATACAGCCTGCTCTTCAGTTTTTGGGACTGCTCCTTGTTCTTCTGAATGGCAGCACTGGCAGCATAAGGATTTTCAGGATAAAGTTCTTGTAACACCACTTCCAGGTTCTTCAAAGTGAGGGGCTCCCTCCCCATAGCTATAAATGCATCACCTTCCCTGAAGAAGTCGGAAACACTTCGGATTTCTCTGCCTCTCAGATTGTAAAGCTTTCTGACACGATCATTCTTCCAACGTGGAAATCCCAGGGCTTCTGAAATGTCAGCCATCAGCTGCTCAAATGTCTGGACTGATCTCCTGTTGAGAAGCAAGGTTATCCTTCTGAGTGTGTGTCCACCAGGCTTTACCACTGTAATAATCCTTGGCTTCACAGGACTGTGCTCTGAATGTATCGTGTGGAAACCATTACGGGGATTTAACAGTGGGGACCTGTGGCTGCTTTCACTCAAACATGGTTTTCCGTAATTCCCAGGACCAACAGGAGGACAAGTCCCTTGTAGTTTCCCCTCTTTTACTTTTGAGCTTGCATTTTGTGATGACTGGTCAAATAATCTTTGGCAGCCTAAAGCAAACAAAGAGAAGGTATATTATTATTCTTGCTTCATCAGATCTTTCCgagaaataattttccacatATCAGTGTCCGTGACCTCAGAGAGTAAGGGGAAGTGCATGCAATGCTTACAAAGAACATAATGGCCACTAAGCAGTTAGCCCACACACTATGAACATTTTCaagtttggaagaaaatggaaatgcaccttgtgaaagagaaatgctattaaaaaaataataaaattggaATGGAAAGAAATCACTGTTTCTTCTAAATCCTTTCATCTTCCagaaatccttaaaaaaaatgaggttaCTTGTGCCAGGATTGCATGCAGACTGTTTAGCATCCTCTTATGAATCTACCTACCATGAACTACtcaatttctttctgaattcaATTACAATTTTGGACTCTGTAAACCCCGTGGCAACATGTTTCACAAGTATATTGcatgaattaaaagaaattaattacttctgttttaaaattgcTACCAGATGGCTATATATGTGCAACCTTCATTTCTTACAAATAATTATCTCCTCTTGACTTTCCCTGGGCCATTCATTTAGTTTCTAGACttctataaaaaaattaaataagattcttttttttaaagtattactTTTTTTACAATTTTAGAGCAACTTTGCAGTACATTTAATAATAACGTAAAGAAaggatgtctttttttttttttgacaactGGAGTCCAGGTTTTCTattttgattttacttttttatttttaaaagtatgtaaAATTACACAAAGTCCTGAATATCCTCTAGGGACGTTAACAATTTCCCCTCCAATATTTCATCTCAGAAtaccaacaaaagaaaacagcaccATTATTTATGAATAATTCCaaaaaggaagaactgaaaaCATAACACGTGATTATGGATGAACCAACCTATAATATAATTCACTGTCTAGAAACACAGTAAGATGAGAATAAAAATATCCTCTTAAAACACTCTGAATTCTTGTactcattaaaattaaaaaatgattCCAATGCAATCCTTTTCTCAAGAAATAAGCTTTCAGAATGAGATCAGAGAGTGCTTCCAATTCCATTTAATAGTCTTGTTTCAGTTGGGAACAAACATTCAATATGTGTGAACTAGAGGACCAAGCCAAAAGAAAGCAGCCAGAATGATTACTGAACCATTGCATGGGAAATTCCCATACACAAATGGCTTATCTCCCAGAAAATCCCACCCATTTTCATAGACTACATAGTCACAGTGCAGTGGGCAAATCTCAAAGgaaaatctgcacatacaagAGTTCCTCTTGGTGCCGGAGTTAACAGATGAAAGTTCAAAAGTTCTGGCAAGccatttttcagtatttcaggtgAGGTGTTTTTATTTGTCCTTTTCATCAAAGCATAATAGAACAAAGGAAATAAACCTCCTCACCTAGAACatcaaaaaaaaagggaaaactgcAACAAATGCTGCAGCATCAACTGGCTGTGCCTCAAAAACAGtggaaacaaaaggcaaaggGTTGAGTGGGATCACAGGAGGAGACAGCACGACAGACCTCCACCCTACCAGCAGGCTTTTTTCAAGGTACAATGATGGACATTTCTCAGTTACAATATGCTGACCAGCCAAGTGATGTGAGGCCCCTAGCATATCCCTTAACTCAtggcttcattttcttcctctgccaaATGAGGTAGATGCTTCTTCTCCGAATAAACATTACAAAGAagcccagctgccagcacactGACTGAATACATAAACATTATATAAAAGCTACGTGTGACTAATGCTGGTGGTTGTGTAAGTTATTTCCGtcttcattctgctttttaaggATGATCTCTTGTTAGTAAAAGATGACTACATACATGCCAGTGATTTTTCAGCAATCAGGTATTTAGATTCTACCCCGCACAAAGCCTACTGTGaatcagaggggaaaaaaaaataagaatcaGATGTAATAATAGTTCTCTGAACTCTAAATCAACTCCAGGACATGCTGGTtaccaggagctgctgaagctcTGAATTTAATCAACACTACAAGATTCTTACGTATCCAGTGTCATCAAAGCAGCATCTTGCTTACTGGAACAGCTCATGACAATTGTACTGCTTATAAACTTGTTAGAACACAAAAAATGCTGCACTGATTTCCCACAGATATGTTTACCCCAGCTATGCTGCTATTAGCACACCTTTCTATAAACCACTCATTTTAAGCACCTGGTTGCATGCTTGTTTCAATTACCCAAACATTAATTatgtttcctttcttcactATACTGGCTAAACTTTAAGAAGAAacatagtttattttttaattctacaaCTAGTGGAATAAGAACAGCTTTGTGTAATTATTAACAGTAATTCAGGAATgtgtttttgtgctttttacACTGGCTTAATTAACAGTTTGACACAAGCCACAAGCTTATATATAATCATCTTAGGAATAAGAAtaatattacatatttttctaagaagaaaaggaaagctaTGTAAGTGCTTAAATCACTGCATACAGGGATCTCATAGTGTTtaagaaaaggggaaatgtcAAATTTTGTCAAAGTAGCGGTGGTCACAAAGACCATACGTTATACAAAAAACTTGTTTCAATTGCTTGTTTCAGTTATTTCAGTCATAATTTCTGTTATTCTACAGTTatgttacatttattttaactgaTGCACATGAAGCAAACCTCAATCTGTCAGGAAAGAGCATACACttaaagcagaaacaagcaTTTCTAGAAAGCCTCCAAAGgtcacacacatacacaaattCTACAGCTTCAAAATCTTGTTTCCATATTTATATCCCAGTGGGAGAGCGAGGAAGAGGGAGGTGGGATCAGAAACACATTTCAATGAGTCTGAGCACTTGCAAATCACACATCAGAGAATAAAAAGTGGTTTTTCTATTATAATCTTACTGAGCAaggaggaggctgctgaggaCTGTAGCTGTGGAAGGGCAGGGGTAAGGCAGCATGGATGGTCAAGGGGCACTGTGCATCCCACCTAAGCCATGCATGtgggaacagaagaaaaaaaaaaaaagaaaagtgggaCTCACAGAGTGATACAGAGCTCTAGATGATGAAGACAAGAGGGTCTTATAGGGTAAATGATCACACCAAGTCCTTAGAGAAGAAGGGACGATGTGACAAACTGGCATTTGGAGGCTCAAACAGACAGCAGAAACAAGTTTAGCATCTAGTGACCAGAGAGTGACCAAGTTCTCTTTGGAGAGAAAATGGTTGCTGCAGGGAGCACAGCCTCTGtagttcattttaaaaagccaattCACAAACCATTTTTGACAGTCACAGTCAACTTCACTGCAGAGAGGGAAGGCATAAGGAGGAAACTACAAAAATTCCTCTAGAAGACCTTTCCTTGTAGGGTTTTGGCTTTTACTCTGAATTTGGAGTAAAAGAAAGTTAATTCAGAAAACAAGCCCTGAATAAGGTATACACACAGAGCTTCAAGCAATTTTAAGGAATCACCTAGCTACACCCCCTACAACAGAGGAGTAATAGGGTTTGCCAGAAGACACCTGCTCctgcaattaaaaatgtattgctAGCATTTGTCCTTCAAGATGTATCCCTTCTCTTGAACAGCCTGtaagtttttgggtttgttcattaattaaaatatttccactcATCTTGCATTCCTTCTTGGCTCTCTTGCTTGAGAAGACAGTCTCAGTAATTAACTGAATGGTTTACCCAGCAGCTAATTCTGCTATCAAGGCACAGGCTGCAgtggaatttaatttttacaagCAGTATTACAACACAATTTAAAACACAAGGCAAGACTGAAATAGGATCTACTTATGGCATTGTTTTCTGTGAATAAGATGATGTTATTTAAGCCATGCAATTTCTTTAGTGAGCTTTGGATCAATAGGAAAGCCTCCACTTACCAAAAGTGACTATGAAAACTCCTCAAAATATCAGAAGCATTCTTCACACAAGTAACATTGCACATAACAGaaattatgaatttttataTATTGGTCCTGATACAGCATAAATAAAACCCTATTTCAGATGGAAAGGGAAGGAACAGCACtaaaaacatctgttttcttccttaatcCCCAGTACTTCCTGCCGAGAGCCTGCAAAACAAAGActataggaggaaaaaaaaaaagatttatttgaaCACAAAACTTTTCATCCATGTCAAAATATCTTAAAAGTACATACAGGTGATGAATGCCTCTGGCACTGAGCTCAGAGCAGACGAGTGTGTAGTTCACACAGGTTACCAGTGTGCATTAGCAGTCAGCTCCAGGATGCAATCTGAGTCGTCTAGAAGTTTGTCATCTTGATCTCCTTATCTTTCTGTAAATTATTAAATGTTGCAACTTTAAGGGCTAGTGCACGCTACTAGTGCCCAAGAAGCATGACAAGTATCAGTGTACTAAATTAGTTACATGGAAACATAATAAGATCACAAGCATCCTTTTACAGCAAGTAAATTTTACATGGGCATTATTTACAGTCTTACTGTTGGAAACATTGCTGGTGAATTTTCCTCTAAAGATCCATAGCTGTAGCAACCTTTTTTACCTTCATTCCCACTCATCCTTGCCTCCTGGCCATGCTTTACAGTATTTTAGGGCAGGGATTTTGTTTGAGTCAAGACTAGTGCTTTTTTCAGTAACAACAAAGGGTAGTCAGCACTTATCAGTTTCATCCAGATAAAGTCCTGAGTAGAAAAAGAAAGTCAGATTTCACAAGGCCCGGATTGAGACAGTGTCAAACATAGCAGAACAGTCCCTGCTAGTTCCAGCTTGAGCAAGCTCCAAAGGCTCACACAGCTCAGACATTTGGTGGACCTTAAGGACCCTCAAGCATGcttcagaaatgtcttttcCCCTGTAGCAGCTACTTGAGTAACTGCTAGAGTAGGGTCAAGCACCAGAACTGGGCAGGCAGCTTTTTTGTCTCTCCACCCTCTTGGTGCTCCTCTGTGTAGAAGCTGCTTGGTTCAACCAAAGGCAGACAGCAGACCATAAAAGAAGGTAACATTTGAAAACGTGATATTCAGAATTATTATATAGCTCATTTCAGTGGGGGTCACTGTCTGTCTGCTTTCTAAATTCCCACCAGCTATCAGGCTGAGACAGTAATGTTAATACAAAAAAGTGGAAGTTGAGCAGTTGAATCAGAAGTCTGGGACTCGGTAAAGGTGGCTGAGCTTCTCACACAGAGACTGAATCAataagggaaaagaaggagacTGGAAATATCTTGTCTAAAAggacactggaagaaaacatgGAGCACAAGGATTTTTCTACTAAAGGAGACTAAGTATATAGACAAAGATGTACAGAGACAGCCAAACAGGACTAGAGAGGAGGGCGGTCACTCTGTCCTCCCATAGGTTATGGAACAAAAACTGGCACGACAAAGAGACAGGAttagaaatttcttttaaaacagggTATGGGAAAGAGATTAAAATGGAGGTTGACTGGGGAAATGCCAAGGACAGGCATCATGCAGTAGGAGCTGGAATTTGCAGAGACAGAAGAAGAGGGCTGCAAATATGGAAGGGGCACTCCTCTTTGGTATGACGGTCCAGAGgccagtttgtttgttttttttaaagaacaggaaaaactACATGTACATAAATAGGTGACTACATTAAGAGAACATTACCAAGGTCATAATTAAGACAggacaaaattaaatttgtcaGCATTACTTGAATTCGCCTCCTCCTTCCATACAAGGCAGGTTAGAAGTGCATGCAGTTTTTTCTATGACTGCTTCTGGGTACATGGAGTCCCTCTGTTACAGTCAAAAATTGTCATCCATGGAGACCTTAACCTCTGTAATTAGGAGAGCTGAAAAGTGTGTAGTAAAAGAATACAGGAAGAAGAACAGTTTCTCTGTGTAAGGAAGTACAGTCCTGAAGAACTGTATTTTCTCCCAACCAATACCACAGCAATCTAGATTTCTCAGAGAGGATTACATTCTGGTGGCAAAAACAGTATCTTGAGACCTGTTCCACAAGCCTGCTCAGTGCTCACAGCTGCAAGAGAATATCCTGGAAGAGGTACTTCAGACACAAGCTAACATAACTCATAGATAACAGTAAGTCATCCCAAAATTCAGGACCTGAGCATCTCAGGTTGCTTTACTCCCCAAAATAAAGTACttttgactttgtttttttgcaCCTCGACTCCCAGTCAATGTAGTTTATGCCCTATTTTTACAGGTATCACTGAGATGCTAATCCACGTTTGTTGCTGTAGCAATAACCATGACTGGAAAGCCCACAAGTTAATAAGCCTGTATTAACAGCAGGTTACAAAAGGCATGCAGTGAAAGGCACAAACTGCCTGGGTAAAAGTAGAAGCTCATTAGGTAAGCATTGTCCATCATATGCACTGATGGAGCCAGAGAccctgggggaggaaaaaagcagtatCTAATAGTATAATTGATGCTTATATTTTAATGCACAGGAACACGGGTTGAGGAGACAGCACTGCTAAGCAATAGTCATAAAGGCTTGATTTTGGAACCCGAATAATATTAGATTGTAAGTACTTGGCTTCatagaaacacatttttttaatacattgaACAAATTGTGTGTGTTCAGAATACATTTGATGGTAAGGCAGTTAGAAAATATACTACACaataaaatattactgtaaATCATATGGTATTATAACCAcgatttaaaaagaaaataaaacaagaacaaTCTAAGTCTTTTTAGGAAGCCCATTAGAAGTGTATTTTATCCAATTACATAAATTAACTTGTCATGCTATGTGCACAAATTAGTTCTTATCTGCATTAGTTTCttatgcagaaagaaaacaaacccatgTTCAATACTACAGTACTACTGTTAGCAGCTGGAATCTTTCAAGAGCAGTTTTAATATtgtaacaattaaaaaaaaaaaaaaaaaaaaggagaatccATAACATCATTTCTGCTACCCTAACAGGCAACTCCAGTCATCCATGCCCAGCACATCCAAGTCCAGTTTGCACTAGAATAATGGAGTTCCACTACTGACTCAGTCTAACCAGATTTGTAGAAAA
Coding sequences within:
- the DCLK3 gene encoding serine/threonine-protein kinase DCLK3, translated to MPAAAPPPLHPAAGSCCPYGHCPGCQRLFDQSSQNASSKVKEGKLQGTCPPVGPGNYGKPCLSESSHRSPLLNPRNGFHTIHSEHSPVKPRIITVVKPGGHTLRRITLLLNRRSVQTFEQLMADISEALGFPRWKNDRVRKLYNLRGREIRSVSDFFREGDAFIAMGREPLTLKNLEVVLQELYPENPYAASAAIQKNKEQSQKLKSRLYDKALKVDSGFDEAEITKNSSDGLSPRLVAGHEGKSQAKPKQEEKMKTRKKWTRESWGGEQGAKPSRKTRESKRYLNCERSPEEELEESSEEVVRCEKCEQERQARQRLQRERRAEVSFENRDLNTGACQRYHVERNGKIRSCRKPAETCLEGEGVGWKDNGCRRVWKPLHRNVNEGPEKQKKSIEKERDVEKHENHGKEVVKIKKNAVEGLQLTHEVKEESGSNCVMNQSGWLKKDTLRDAEKPSKAHREGREGHRAKEEGARREGHIMCRDSDVMRREKTGERRLNKEETRAQGLENTSRRYVIRNRTDVEKYYEIGRTIGDGNFAVVKECRHCDSNQIYAMKIVDKSKLKGKEDMMESEILIIRSLSHPNIVSLIEVYETEAEIYLILEYVPGGDLFDAIIESVKFTEHDAAVMITDLCEALVYIHSKNIVHRDLKPENLLVQHNADKSTTLKLADFGLAKQVTKPIFTVCGTPTYVAPEILAEKGYGLEVDMWAAGVILYILLCGFPPFRSQERDQEELFQIIQLGHYEFLSPYWDNISAAAKDLITRLLIVDPQKRYTARQVLQHPWIRTAGKNNSRNLQREVTINIERHFRAQRRKEVAVEDT